One genomic window of Polyangium aurulentum includes the following:
- a CDS encoding thioredoxin-like domain-containing protein: protein MRRYAYALALVLAAGCGRANRAPSDASPLSTAENASASKGDAKAAGSPLVAPDERPDIPGFNGATAWLNVDHPLSADELRGRVVLVDFWTSCCINCMHALPTLAAIEHRFRDEPFVVIGVHSPKFDEERDPARLRDVLADLAVEHPVAVDAEMLIWNTWGVRGWPTFALVDAEGRVAWAASGEPDAEELSTLIESALSEARASKKLAKGPLRGLRPERGPAGPLRYPGKVTALADGGLAIADTGHHRIVLTDKAGSVTAVIGSGAAGANDGPYASASFRRPEGMTEVDGDLYVADTGNHLLRKIDKKTREVSTVAGTGSIGTEPLRNDERPARSVALRSPWDVLHHRGSVYVALAGSHQIGVFDPKRGTMRRHAGSGREARIDGAAPDAAFAQPSALATDGRALYVLDSETSSVRAIQFDTGSVRTVIGEDLFVFGDADGDASKARLQHPIGMAYGAGALWVADSYNGKVKRVDPATGTTRTVLSGLGEPAGMAVVGADLVVADTNHHRLVRRPAAASGDASPVALAGLTPPAPPPRVNEAPKGPVVALGRVRAPARAPSTVHLDWKLPPGTGLNDEAPLRIVWTEAEGLTRPPEPLRTTGAKVKGGVDIAIQPSEGASSASLTGSLDAVLCDDVDHRVCVPVQRTLKLEIAFEGGAPLARAAVPLPPAR, encoded by the coding sequence ATGAGGAGATACGCCTACGCCCTCGCCCTCGTCCTTGCCGCAGGCTGCGGCAGAGCGAACCGCGCTCCCAGCGACGCCTCGCCGCTCTCCACCGCCGAGAACGCCTCCGCCTCCAAAGGCGACGCAAAAGCCGCAGGCTCGCCCCTGGTCGCCCCCGACGAGCGCCCCGACATCCCAGGCTTCAACGGCGCCACGGCCTGGCTCAACGTCGATCACCCACTCTCGGCCGACGAGCTTCGCGGTCGCGTCGTGCTCGTCGACTTCTGGACGAGCTGCTGCATCAACTGCATGCACGCGCTGCCCACCCTCGCCGCGATCGAGCACCGCTTCCGCGACGAGCCCTTCGTCGTCATCGGCGTGCACTCGCCCAAGTTCGATGAAGAGCGCGATCCGGCGCGCCTTCGCGACGTGCTCGCCGACCTCGCCGTCGAGCACCCCGTCGCCGTCGACGCAGAGATGCTCATCTGGAACACGTGGGGCGTGCGCGGTTGGCCAACGTTCGCGCTCGTCGACGCCGAAGGCCGCGTCGCATGGGCCGCCTCCGGCGAGCCCGACGCCGAGGAGCTATCGACGTTGATCGAGAGCGCCCTGTCCGAAGCGCGCGCATCGAAGAAGCTCGCCAAAGGCCCGCTGCGCGGCCTGCGCCCCGAACGCGGCCCCGCAGGCCCACTGCGCTACCCAGGCAAGGTGACGGCACTCGCGGACGGCGGGCTCGCCATCGCAGACACGGGCCACCACCGCATCGTGCTCACCGACAAGGCGGGCTCTGTCACCGCCGTCATCGGCTCCGGCGCCGCAGGCGCGAACGACGGCCCGTACGCGAGCGCGAGCTTCCGCAGGCCCGAAGGCATGACCGAGGTCGACGGCGACCTTTACGTCGCCGACACGGGCAATCACCTGCTGCGCAAGATCGACAAGAAGACGCGCGAAGTCTCGACCGTCGCAGGCACCGGATCGATCGGCACGGAGCCTCTGCGCAACGACGAGCGCCCCGCGCGATCGGTCGCGCTGCGCTCCCCCTGGGACGTGCTCCATCACCGCGGCAGCGTGTACGTCGCGCTCGCCGGCTCGCATCAGATCGGCGTCTTCGATCCGAAGCGCGGCACGATGCGCCGCCATGCAGGCAGCGGACGCGAAGCGCGCATCGACGGCGCAGCCCCGGACGCCGCCTTCGCACAGCCGAGCGCGCTCGCGACCGACGGCCGCGCGCTCTACGTGCTCGACAGCGAGACCTCGAGCGTGCGCGCGATCCAATTCGACACCGGGAGCGTGCGCACCGTCATCGGCGAGGATCTATTCGTGTTCGGCGACGCCGACGGCGACGCCTCGAAAGCGCGCCTGCAACACCCGATCGGCATGGCCTACGGCGCCGGCGCGCTCTGGGTCGCCGATTCGTACAACGGCAAGGTCAAGCGCGTCGACCCAGCGACAGGCACCACGCGCACCGTGCTCTCGGGCCTCGGCGAGCCCGCAGGAATGGCCGTCGTCGGCGCGGATCTCGTCGTCGCCGACACGAACCATCACCGGCTCGTGCGCCGCCCAGCCGCAGCCAGCGGCGACGCCTCCCCGGTCGCGCTCGCAGGCCTCACGCCGCCCGCGCCCCCGCCCCGCGTCAACGAAGCGCCCAAGGGCCCCGTCGTCGCCCTTGGTCGTGTCCGTGCGCCCGCCCGCGCTCCCTCGACCGTTCACCTCGACTGGAAACTACCGCCGGGGACAGGTCTGAACGACGAGGCGCCGCTGCGCATCGTGTGGACCGAAGCCGAGGGGCTCACGCGTCCGCCCGAGCCCCTGCGCACGACGGGCGCGAAGGTGAAGGGCGGGGTCGACATCGCCATCCAGCCGAGCGAGGGCGCATCGAGCGCATCGCTCACGGGCTCGCTCGACGCCGTGCTCTGCGACGACGTCGACCACCGCGTGTGCGTGCCGGTGCAGCGGACGCTGAAGCTCGAGATCGCCTTCGAGGGCGGCGCACCGCTCGCGCGCGCGGCGGTTCCATTGCCGCCCGCGCGCTGA
- a CDS encoding serine/threonine-protein kinase PknK has protein sequence MERQFGRYTLLERLGAGGMAEVFKAKSFGVEGFEKTLVIKRILPELARKAELIEMFVHEAKLAVRLSHANIVQVFDLGRVEHEGEPPSYFIAMEYVAGLDLATVLSRCRRAKAPVPFGMAVFVAAEVAKALDHAHRRRDEQSRPLGIVHRDVSPQNILLSWEGEVKVTDFGIAKAKGLMVEDEAAVGSTRTIRGKLSYMSPEQSVDGPLDGRSDLFSLGAVLYEMIAGNNPFVAPTPAETMRRVRAGEHPPLEIVRPDVPPALCAIVKRLLAKNADERFPDAGRLHEQLLGYFYASGDRFGSNDLAEFIATFQDHRRKPSEIIEGGAVLGEEGGALEERTPVEVPQPPATSKPSAPSGGGRERSDSAPIGLAAEMGDRREVTALVIAGASRAAASAFDVPAAREVLVRYGATIVEEEPAQIAAIFGLGDDADGRDTESAVRAALVVLRAQKGRGVSAGVHVGKILVDPMLGVPLVDERLGTLVAGAQALARSTDGQLMLSPVAARVVRASFATNEIAGAAPEAGRVITSTRPPAAVAGKFVGRQEELRRLGEILAAATRKRAQVVTILGEKGIGKTRLLAEVERRLARGNWSVGFYVASCPRNGAEVPWSGLTAMLRVLCGVQEGDREEAIREVLPRLRALGLQEEESAAVIHQLGATLTVADARPAGGTGAALRTAFARMVHRLCDDRVHCFAWDDAHAMDAATLEVLASTATRGEGAAATVRAVFMIATRDAPPAPLLSLARHHVVTLGPLGDEEGVRLVAERIGARVVPPELIAFCRERAAGHPLFTEELLKELVDAHAVEVMDGRVRVRLEGARAVPRTLRTLMAARVSRLEPFERAVMAAAAILGDPVPVEVLAALVGENFAHVDRVIAALASRGFLRATGPAQASFPSPVHGEIVLDSIAHEARRDLHAAAARAYLEVFGEDGGADHGERIGHHLHQAGEHDRAATYYARAGLYKLRLCQLEPAIRLLVRALDLADLDRRPATEVASWLRELCGAVLPVRAAPELPDVAARALRRIDTAGSLHERVSVRVDVARAFGALNLFDRAYAELEQAFKLAGEEEDLQRRAIVIEIEMGARSGDYARAARAADRLEAMGPVDDPRALLAIAHARAATGVSAAALIAIDQAEALSPPDDLTLASEREKQRVLIYAFLRDFRAAVEASARAVELARAAGLRGELAAALHNLGDTLRRLGDLPRAYASLTESMQVAEAAGNERIASLDRVHLAYLDGMSDKPGAEALLKDLVRYADVRGYFNDALEGRYLLAMLLVHRGAREEAEKELLGVVRMAESYGNNLVADDAREAISRLGSTSNPG, from the coding sequence TTGGAGAGACAGTTCGGACGCTACACGCTCCTCGAGCGTCTCGGCGCAGGGGGGATGGCCGAGGTCTTCAAGGCGAAGAGCTTCGGCGTCGAGGGCTTCGAGAAGACCCTCGTCATCAAGCGCATTCTGCCGGAGCTCGCGCGCAAGGCCGAGCTCATCGAGATGTTCGTGCACGAGGCGAAGCTCGCCGTGCGGCTGTCGCACGCGAACATCGTGCAGGTCTTCGATCTCGGGCGCGTGGAGCACGAGGGCGAGCCGCCGAGCTACTTCATCGCGATGGAGTACGTGGCGGGGCTCGACCTCGCGACCGTGCTCTCGCGCTGCCGTCGCGCCAAGGCGCCCGTGCCGTTCGGCATGGCGGTGTTCGTCGCGGCCGAGGTGGCCAAGGCGCTCGACCACGCGCACCGGCGTCGCGACGAGCAATCGAGGCCGCTCGGGATCGTGCATCGCGACGTCTCGCCCCAGAACATCCTGCTGTCGTGGGAGGGCGAGGTGAAGGTCACCGACTTCGGCATCGCCAAGGCCAAGGGCCTGATGGTCGAGGACGAGGCGGCGGTCGGGAGCACGCGGACCATCCGCGGAAAACTCTCGTACATGAGCCCGGAGCAGTCGGTGGATGGCCCGCTCGACGGCCGGAGCGATCTCTTCTCGCTCGGCGCGGTGCTCTACGAGATGATCGCGGGGAACAACCCGTTCGTCGCGCCGACGCCCGCCGAGACGATGCGGCGCGTGCGCGCGGGGGAGCACCCGCCGCTCGAGATCGTGCGCCCGGACGTGCCGCCTGCGCTCTGCGCGATCGTGAAGAGGCTGCTCGCGAAGAACGCCGACGAGCGCTTCCCCGACGCAGGGAGGCTGCACGAGCAGCTCCTCGGCTACTTCTACGCTTCGGGTGATCGTTTCGGCTCCAACGATCTCGCGGAGTTCATCGCGACCTTCCAGGATCATCGGCGCAAGCCGTCGGAGATCATCGAGGGCGGTGCGGTGCTCGGCGAGGAGGGGGGCGCGCTGGAAGAGCGCACGCCGGTCGAGGTCCCGCAGCCGCCGGCCACGAGCAAGCCGAGCGCCCCGTCGGGCGGGGGGCGCGAGCGATCGGATTCGGCGCCGATCGGGCTCGCTGCGGAGATGGGTGATCGGCGCGAGGTGACCGCGCTCGTCATCGCGGGCGCGAGCCGTGCGGCTGCGTCGGCGTTCGACGTGCCCGCGGCGCGCGAGGTGCTCGTTCGTTACGGGGCGACCATCGTCGAGGAGGAGCCGGCGCAGATCGCGGCGATCTTCGGGCTCGGCGACGACGCGGACGGGCGCGACACGGAGTCGGCGGTGCGCGCGGCGCTCGTGGTGCTGCGGGCGCAGAAGGGCCGGGGCGTGTCGGCCGGCGTGCACGTCGGCAAGATCCTGGTCGATCCGATGCTGGGCGTGCCGCTCGTCGACGAGCGGCTCGGCACGCTCGTGGCGGGCGCACAGGCGCTCGCGCGCTCGACGGATGGCCAGCTCATGCTCTCGCCGGTCGCTGCGCGCGTCGTGCGGGCGTCGTTTGCGACGAACGAGATCGCGGGTGCGGCGCCCGAGGCCGGGCGCGTCATCACGAGCACGAGGCCTCCCGCGGCGGTGGCGGGCAAGTTCGTGGGCCGGCAGGAGGAGCTGCGCAGGCTCGGCGAGATCCTCGCGGCCGCGACGCGCAAGCGCGCGCAGGTGGTGACGATCCTCGGCGAGAAGGGCATCGGCAAGACGCGCCTCCTGGCGGAGGTCGAGCGGCGCCTCGCGCGCGGCAACTGGTCGGTGGGTTTTTACGTCGCCTCGTGTCCTCGCAACGGCGCCGAGGTGCCGTGGAGCGGGCTGACCGCGATGCTGCGCGTGCTCTGCGGCGTGCAGGAGGGGGATCGCGAGGAGGCGATCCGCGAGGTGCTCCCGCGCCTGCGCGCGCTCGGGTTGCAGGAGGAAGAGTCGGCGGCGGTGATCCATCAGCTCGGCGCGACGCTGACGGTCGCGGACGCGCGGCCCGCGGGGGGAACGGGAGCCGCGTTGCGCACGGCCTTCGCGCGCATGGTGCACAGGCTCTGCGATGACAGGGTCCACTGCTTCGCGTGGGACGACGCGCACGCGATGGATGCGGCGACGCTCGAGGTGCTCGCGAGCACGGCGACGCGCGGCGAGGGGGCTGCGGCGACCGTGCGGGCCGTCTTCATGATCGCGACGCGCGACGCGCCGCCTGCGCCGCTCCTGTCGCTCGCGCGGCATCACGTGGTGACGCTCGGGCCGCTCGGCGACGAGGAGGGGGTGAGGCTCGTGGCCGAGCGGATCGGGGCGCGCGTGGTGCCGCCCGAGCTGATCGCGTTCTGCCGCGAGCGCGCCGCGGGTCATCCGCTCTTCACCGAGGAGCTCTTGAAGGAGCTGGTCGACGCGCACGCTGTCGAGGTCATGGATGGCCGCGTGCGCGTGCGGCTCGAAGGGGCGCGTGCGGTGCCTCGCACGCTGCGCACGCTCATGGCTGCGCGCGTGAGCCGGCTTGAGCCGTTCGAGCGAGCGGTGATGGCGGCGGCCGCGATCCTCGGCGATCCCGTCCCCGTCGAGGTGCTCGCGGCGCTCGTGGGCGAGAACTTCGCGCACGTCGATCGCGTGATCGCGGCGCTCGCTTCGCGCGGCTTTCTGCGCGCGACGGGGCCGGCGCAGGCGAGCTTCCCCTCGCCGGTGCACGGGGAGATCGTGCTCGACTCGATTGCGCACGAGGCGCGGCGCGATCTTCATGCGGCCGCGGCGCGGGCTTACCTCGAGGTCTTCGGCGAGGACGGCGGCGCCGATCACGGCGAGCGCATCGGTCACCACCTGCACCAGGCGGGGGAGCACGATCGGGCGGCGACGTACTACGCGCGCGCGGGCCTCTACAAGCTCCGCCTGTGCCAGCTCGAGCCTGCCATCCGGCTGCTCGTGCGTGCGCTCGATCTGGCCGATCTCGATCGACGCCCCGCGACCGAGGTGGCCTCGTGGCTGCGCGAGCTGTGCGGTGCGGTCCTTCCGGTCCGCGCCGCGCCCGAGCTGCCCGACGTGGCTGCGCGCGCGCTCAGGCGCATCGACACTGCGGGGTCGCTCCACGAGCGCGTGTCGGTGCGCGTGGACGTCGCGCGCGCCTTCGGGGCGCTCAACCTCTTCGATCGCGCGTATGCCGAGCTCGAGCAGGCGTTCAAGCTCGCGGGGGAAGAGGAGGATCTGCAGCGGCGCGCGATCGTGATCGAGATCGAGATGGGCGCCCGCAGCGGCGACTACGCGCGGGCGGCGCGCGCGGCCGATCGGCTCGAGGCCATGGGCCCGGTGGACGATCCGCGTGCGCTGCTCGCCATCGCTCATGCGCGTGCTGCGACGGGCGTCTCGGCTGCCGCGCTCATCGCGATCGATCAGGCCGAGGCGCTGAGCCCTCCCGACGATCTCACGCTGGCGAGCGAGCGCGAGAAGCAGCGCGTGCTCATCTACGCCTTCCTGCGCGACTTCCGCGCGGCGGTGGAGGCTTCGGCGCGCGCGGTGGAGCTGGCGCGCGCGGCGGGCTTGCGGGGCGAGCTCGCGGCGGCGCTGCACAACCTCGGCGACACGCTGCGCAGGCTCGGCGATCTGCCGCGCGCTTACGCTTCGCTCACCGAGTCGATGCAGGTGGCGGAGGCGGCGGGCAACGAGCGCATCGCGTCGCTCGACCGCGTGCACCTCGCCTACCTCGACGGCATGAGCGACAAGCCCGGCGCGGAGGCGCTGCTCAAGGATCTCGTGCGTTACGCGGATGTGCGCGGCTACTTCAACGACGCGCTCGAGGGGCGCTACCTCCTCGCCATGCTCCTCGTGCATCGAGGCGCGCGCGAGGAGGCCGAGAAGGAGCTGCTCGGGGTCGTGCGCATGGCCGAGTCGTACGGCAACAACCTCGTCGCCGACGATGCGCGCGAGGCGATCTCGCGGCTCGGCTCGACCTCCAACCCGGGCTGA